GCACGAGCCCCGCTCGCTGGGCGAACTGCTCCAGCACCGCGACATGCCCATGGGCTTCCTGCAGCGCACGGTACGCCGCCTGGAACATGAAGGCCTCGTATCGGAGGAAAGCGGTGGCCGCTTTATCCTCACCCGTGCCGGTATTGAAGCGGCCGAACGCCTGACGCGTCTGCACCGCCTGTGGGAACTCTATCTCATGAAAAAGTTGGAGATCGCGCCGGACCACGTCCACGATGACGCGGAAGAAATCGAGCACATTCTCACACCCGAGTTGGAGCAGCGCTTGATGGACGAGCTGGGCGACGAGGGCCTCGATCCCCACGGCCAGCAAATCCCCGCAGCGGCCCAGGAAGGGCAGGCCCGATGATTACGATGGACACCTTCTGGATATTGGTCATCGGCAGCCTGGTCGCCGCTTCGTGTTCCCTGGTGGGCTGCTTCCTCGTGCTGCGTCGACTCTCCATGCTGGGCGACGCCATCAGCCACGCCGTGCTGCCCGGCATCGTCATCGCCTTCATGCTGACCGGCAGCCGCAACATCGTCCCCATGCTCGTCGGCGCCATGGCCATGGGCATGCTCACCGCATTTCTGACCGACGTGCTCAACCGCTTCGGTAAACTCCAGTCCGACGCCGCCATGGGCGTGACCTTCACGTGGCTCTTCGCCATCGGGGTGATCCTGGTAAGCAAATACACGGGCACCGTGGATCTCGACGTGGACTGCGTGCTGTACGGCGAGATCGTCTTTGCGCCCCTCGACACCCTGACCTGGGGCGATTACAACCTCGGGCCGCGCGCCGTCTGGCTCACGGGTGCGGTCTCCGTATTCAATCTGATCTTCGTGCTTCTCGGCTACAAGCAGCTCAAGATCTGCTCCTTCGACCCCGCCCTCGCCGCATCCATCGGGATCAACGTGGCCTTCTGGCACTACCTTCTCATGGGCTTCGTGTCGTTGACCACCGTCGCCTCCTTCGAGAGCGTGGGGGCCATCCTCGTGGTGGCCATGCTCATCGTGCCCGCCAACACGGCCTATCTGCTCACCGATCGCCTCTCTCACATGCTCATGATTTCCGTGATCGTGGGCGTGCTCAGCGCCCTCGGCGGCTACGCCCTGGCGGCCTGGGTCGACGGCGCCATCGCCGGTGCCATGGCCGTCGTCAGCGGCGGACTCTACGTCCTCGCGGCACTGGCCTCACCACGACACGGCGTACTGCCGAAGTTTTTGCGCCAGCGCAAACAGCTCGTGGCGCCGGAGTGAATTGAAGGCTGAAGTTTGAAGGCTGAAGTATGAAAAATCACCAATAGCCCGCGCTTC
The Candidatus Hydrogenedentota bacterium genome window above contains:
- a CDS encoding metal ABC transporter permease; amino-acid sequence: MTMDTFWILVIGSLVAASCSLVGCFLVLRRLSMLGDAISHAVLPGIVIAFMLTGSRNIVPMLVGAMAMGMLTAFLTDVLNRFGKLQSDAAMGVTFTWLFAIGVILVSKYTGTVDLDVDCVLYGEIVFAPLDTLTWGDYNLGPRAVWLTGAVSVFNLIFVLLGYKQLKICSFDPALAASIGINVAFWHYLLMGFVSLTTVASFESVGAILVVAMLIVPANTAYLLTDRLSHMLMISVIVGVLSALGGYALAAWVDGAIAGAMAVVSGGLYVLAALASPRHGVLPKFLRQRKQLVAPE